One genomic window of Elaeis guineensis isolate ETL-2024a chromosome 2, EG11, whole genome shotgun sequence includes the following:
- the LOC105047158 gene encoding 2-hydroxyacyl-CoA lyase — translation MADEANSSILDSSPPETLVDGSALVARSLARAGVQHMFGVVGIPVTAVATRAVAFGVHFLAFHNEQSAGYAASAYGYLTGRPGVFLTVSGPGCVHGLAGLSNAATNTWPAVMISGSCDQADFGKGDFQELDQMAAVKPFVKHAAKATHVTQIPRLVREVLGVAVAGRPGGCYLDLPADVLHQTIPESEAARVLSEAENPRFQEIRYEGSLDIEKAVSLLRHAERPLIVFGKGAAFARAENSLKKLIETTGIPFLPTPMGKGLMPDTHALAATAARSLAIGHCDVALVVGARLNWLLHFGEPPRWSKDVKFILVDISKEEIDLRKPYLGLVGDARRVLDLINEEVKDDPFCLGRSHPWVQAISKKEKENVAKMEAQLAKEVVPFNFFTPMRIIRDAILAEGSPAPILVSEGANTMDVGRAVLVQNEPRTRLDAGTWGTMGVGLGYCIAAAVASPGRLVVAVEGDSGFGFSAMEVETLVRYQLTVVVIVFNNGGVYGGDRRSADEITGPYKSDPAPTSFVPGAAYHTLMEAFGGKGYLVGTPQELKSALAESFSARKPAVINVIVDPYAGAESGRLQHKN, via the exons ATGGCCGACGAGGCGAACTCCAGCATCCTAGATTCGAGCCCTCCCGAGACCCTCGTCGATGGCAGCGCCCTCGTGGCCCGCTCCCTCGCTCGCGCCGGCGTCCAGCACATGTTCGGCGTGGTGGGGATCCCTGTCACCGCCGTCGCCACCCGCGCTGTCGCCTTCGGCGTTCACTTTCTCGCCTTCCACAACGAGCAGTCCGCCGGCTACGCCGCTTCCGCCTACGGTTACCTGACCGGCCGCCCTGGTGTCTTTCTCACCGTCTCAGGCCCTGGCTGCGTCCACGGCCTCGCCGGCCTCTCCAACGCCGCCACGAACACCTGGCCGGCGGTCATGATCTCCGGCTCGTGCGACCAGGCCGACTTCGGGAAGGGCGACTTTCAGGAGCTCGATCAGATGGCTGCTGTGAAGCCGTTCGTCAAGCACGCCGCCAAGGCCACCCATGTAACCCAGATCCCCCGGCTGGTCCGCGAGGTTCTGGGCGTTGCCGTCGCCGGCCGGCCCGGTGGGTGCTATCTGGACCTCCCCGCCGACGTCCTCCACCAGACGATCCCTGAATCGGAAGCCGCTAGGGTTTTATCCGAGGCTGAAAACCCTAGATTTCAAGAAATTAGATACGAAGGCTCCCTGGATATTGAAAAGGCGGTGTCCTTACTCAGGCACGCGGAGAGACCTTTGATCGTGTTCGGTAAAGGCGCCGCCTTTGCTCGGGCCGAGAATTCTCTAAAGAAGCTGATCGAGACTACCGGAATTCCGTTCCTTCCGACGCCGATGGGTAAGGGTTTGATGCCCGACACCCACGCGCTTGCCGCCACCGCCGCCCGATCGCTGGCCATCGGCCACTGCGATGTTGCCTTGGTCGTGGGAGCACGGCTCAATTGGCTCCTCCACTTCGGAGAACCTCCGAGATGGTCTAAAGATGTGAAATTTATACTTGTGGATATCTCcaaggaggagatcgatctcaGAAAGCCCTATTTGGGTTTGGTGGGTGATGCACGGAGGGTGCTGGATTTGATCAATGAGGAGGTCAAGGACGACCCTTTCTGTTTGGGGAGGTCACATCCTTGGGTGCAGGCCATTtcaaagaaggaaaaggaaaatgTGGCAAAGATGGAGGCTCAGCTGGCTAAGGAGGTGGTTCCCTTCAATTTCTTCACCCCAATGAGGATTATAAGGGATGCGATTCTCGCCGAGGGGAGTCCAGCTCCAATACTGGTGTCGGAGGGTGCAAACACGATGGATGTCGGGAGGGCAGTACTGGTTCAGAATGAGCCAAGGACAAGGTTGGATGCAGGAACATGGGGAACAATGGGGGTTGGTTTGGGTTATTGCATCGCAGCTGCTGTGGCTTCACCTGGTCGCTTGGTGGTGGCTGTGGAAGGGGATTCTGGCTTTGGATTTAGTGCCATGGAAGTCGAG ACATTGGTAAGGTACCAGTTGACCGTTGTGGTCATAGTGTTCAACAATGGTGGAGTATATGGTGGCGATAGAAGAAGCGCTGATGAAATAACTGGACCATACAAAAGCGATCCTGCCCCAACTTCTTTTGTTCCAGGTGCAGCTTACCATACCCTAATGGAGGCTTTTGGAGGTAAAGGTTATCTTGTTGGGACTCCACAAGAGCTCAAGTCTGCTCTTGCGGAATCTTTCTCTGCACGGAAACCAGCAGTAATAAACGTTATTGTAGATCCATATGCTGGTGCAGAGAGTGGGAGATTGCAGCATAAGAACTGA
- the LOC105047142 gene encoding uncharacterized protein: protein MIKRRFYKQDHGDRDASSASSSSSTDDSDSTPEVEEEDEVEEQEEEEQEGEEIGGAKEDNGPLSPSSGSGYESEDSSGNEVDGDSSGLLINEEKGPERGHENPKDGQLNNEVDVVKNENVNTGSSAIDSNDPIEADLSSCILKCKSVFKCRLCPRIVCLNEETVKQHLISKRHARSKKLLGEGRLKLMLNSDGEIEEDQETHAERHARTVALAQEVVVPKKKDTGRQRQNCRRKKRLRNRFEKGKPEQLAENPIKRKRKAED, encoded by the exons ATGATAAAGCGGCGTTTCTACAAGCAAGACCATGGCGATAGGGACGCCTCCTCtgcgtcttcctcctcctccactgACGACTCCGATTCCACTCCGGAAGTGGAAGAAGAAGACGAAGTAGAAGAGCAAGAGGAAGAGGAGCAGGAGGGAGAGGAGATAGGAGGAGCAAAGGAGGACAATGGGCCGCTCTCGCCTTCGTCCG GTTCAGGATATGAGAGTGAGGATAGCTCTGGGAATGAGGTTGATGGTGATTCTTCAG GTTTGCTCATTAATGAGGAGAAAGGACCTGAAAGAGGTCATGAAAACCCTAAAGATGGCCAGCTGAACAATGAAGTTGATGTTGTAAAGAATGAGAATGTGAACACTGGGAGCAGTGCCATTGATTCAAATGATCCAATTGAAGCTGATCTGAGCAGCTGTATCTTGAAGTGCAAATCAGTTTTTAAGTGCAGACTTTGCCCAAGAATTGTATGCTTAAATGAGGAAACAGTCAAGCAGCACCTTATATCAAAG AGACATGCTCGTTCCAAGAAACTATTAGGAGAGGGGAGGCTTAAGCTGATGCTCAATAGTGATGGGGAGATTGAAGAGGATCAGGAAACTCATGCAGAAAGGCATGCCCGAACTGTAGCCCTTGCTCAG GAAGTGGTTGTTCCGAAAAAGAAAGACACAGGGCGTCAGCGACAGAACTGCAGAAGGAAAAAG AGGTTGCGTAATCGTTTTGAAAAGGGAAAACCAGAACAGTTGGCAGAAAATCCCATAAAGAGAAAACGGAAAGCAGAGGATTGA
- the LOC105047166 gene encoding LOW QUALITY PROTEIN: CRM-domain containing factor CFM3, chloroplastic/mitochondrial (The sequence of the model RefSeq protein was modified relative to this genomic sequence to represent the inferred CDS: inserted 1 base in 1 codon) has translation MAISTAKLSEIPFHHGPLPLCSRPSISLLRCRFRLLFSASASASASLRLAERSGGGGDSHARRTPKPRKYPWDDDSAAGENPNPRNPTGSRPLRPAPSAPWLQQWAAPDPLXPAPPPPSERSPAATGGRSQSDAGRGSIERIVHRLRNLGLGLDEDEEVGSSEEARPLDGREKLGDLLERSWNRPDLPSPDGAVLPWEREWESGFEGEGEGLKKRRVRAPTLAELTIEDSELRRLRRHGMMLRERMTIPKAGVTQAIVEKIHDAWRKSELVRLKFHEALAHDMKTAHELVERRTGGLVIWRSGSVMVVYRGSNYKWPSRSQSSDLEAKSTKLSDEGSTLFIPAVSGAPKLVDEKDIHSISSTAEQARPSLMIPESTESMTEEEAEYNQLLDELGPRFVDWWGTGILPVDADLLPQTIPGYKTPFRLLPMGMRSRLTNAEMTNMRKLAKTLPCHFALGRNRHHQGLAVAILKLWEKSLVVKIAVKRGIQNTNNKLMAEELKKLTGGILLLRNKYYIVIYRGKDFLPTSVASALSERQELTRNIQDLEEKARNRMVGESHADGLGAHALVGTLAEFQEAEARWGRNVSAEEYEAMKEEASRSERAKLFKKIEHKLHIAQAKKLRAERLLAKIEASMVPVSPSDDQETITDEERSVFRRIGLRMKAYLPLGIRGVFDGVIENMHLHWKHREVVKLISKQKTLSFVEDTARLLEYESGGILVAIERVPKGFALIFYRGKNYQRPISLRPRNLLTKAKALKRAVAMQRHEALSQHIIELEKTIEQMKLDLGISEGEERDTNNPQLIQTGSTSCLSQIKNEDTSVESEDVDDSDDDYNDDEDSDFEANSSDL, from the exons atggcTATTTCCACGGCGAAGTTATCGGAGATCCCCTTCCACCATGGCCCCCTTCCCCTCTGCTCCCGCCCCTCTATCTCTCTCCTCCGTTGCCGCTTCCGCCTCCTATTCTCCGCCTCCGCCTCCGCCTCCGCCTCCCTCCGCCTTGCCGAGCGCAGTGGCGGCGGAGGCGACTCCCACGCCCGCCGCACCCCCAAACCTCGCAAATACCCCTGGGACGACGACTCCGCTGCCGgagaaaaccctaaccctagaaaCCCCACCGGCTCCCGCCCCCTCCGCCCTGCCCCCTCTGCCCCCTGGCTCCAGCAATGGgccgctcccgatcccc cccCCGCCCCACCGCCGCCCTCGGAGAGGAGCCCGGCCGCCACTGGAGGCCGCTCTCAAAGCGACGCCGGCCGTGGCTCTATCGAGAGGATCGTGCACCGGCTGCGGAATTTAGGGCTGGGTCTCGACGAGGACGAGGAGGTGGGAAGCTCGGAGGAGGCGCGGCCGCTGGATGGGAGAGAGAAGCTGGGGGATTTGCTCGAACGGAGCTGGAACCGCCCCGATTTGCCCAGTCCGGACGGGGCGGTCCTGCCATGGGAGAGGGAATGGGAGAGTGGGTTTGAAGGGGAGGGGGAGGGTTTGAAGAAGAGGAGGGTGAGGGCGCCGACCCTGGCGGAGCTGACGATCGAGGATTCGGAGCTGAGGAGGCTGAGGCGGCATGGGATGATGCTGAGGGAGAGGATGACGATTCCGAAGGCTGGTGTCACGCAGGCTATAGTGGAGAAGATCCACGATGCCTGGCGGAAGTCGGAGCTAGTCCGGCTCAAGTTCCATGAGGCATTGGCCCATGACATGAAGACGGCACATGAGCTTGTCGAG CGTCGGACTGGAGGATTGGTTATATGGAGATCAGGAAGTGTTATGGTGGTCTATCGTGGTAGTAACTACAAATGGCCTTCTAGGTCTCAATCTTCAGATCTTGAAGCCAAGTCTACAAAATTATCTGATGAAGGCAGCACATTATTCATTCCAGCTGTTTCAGGTGCTCCCAAATTAGTTGATGAGAAAGACATTCATTCTATATCTTCAACAGCAGAACAGGCCAGACCATCTCTAATGATCCCTGAGAGCACTGAAAGCATGACAGAGGAGGAAGCAGAATATAATCAATTGCTTGATGAGTTAGGTCCTCGCTTCGTTGATTGGTGGGGTACTGGAATTTTACCTGTGGATGCTGACTTACTACCTCAAACTATTCCTGGCTATAAAACGCCATTTAGACTTCTTCCCATGGGGATGCGGTCACGACTTACCAATGCTGAGATGACCAATATGCGAAAGCTGGCAAAAACTCTTCCTTGTCATTTTGCCCTCG GCAGAAATAGACACCATCAAGGCTTGGCAGTTGCTATTCTGAAGCTCTGGGAAAAGAGCTTAGTGGTGAAAATTGCTGTCAAACGGGGAATTCAGAATACAAACAATAAGCTAATGGCTGAGGAGTTGAAG AAACTGACAGGAGGAATCTTGCTTCTCCGGAACAAATATTACATTGTCATCTATCGCGGGAAGGATTTTCTTCCAACCTCAGTGGCCTCTGCTTTGTCCGAAAGGCAGGAATTGACAAGAAATATTCAAGATCTAGAGGAGAAAGCACGCAACAGAATGGTTGGGGAATCTCATGCTGATGGACTTGGAGCGCATGCACTTGTAGGTACATTAGCTGAATTTCAGGAGGCTGAGGCACGGTGGGGAAGAAATGTATCTGCTGAGGAATATGAGGCAATGAAAGAAGAAGCTTCCAGATCTGAAAGGGCTAAGTTATTCAAGAAGATTGAACATAAACTTCATATT GCCCAAGCCAAGAAATTAAGAGCAGAGAGACTGCTTGCAAAGATAGAAGCATCAATGGTTCCTGTTAGCCCATCTGATGATCAGGAAACAATAACCGATGAAGAGAGATCTGTCTTCCGCAGGATTGGTTTGCGAATGAAGGCATATTTGCCTCTTG GCATACGTGGTGTTTTTGATGGTGTTATAGAAAATATGCACTTGCATTGGAAGCATAGAGAAGTGGTGAAACTAATATCCAAGCAGAAAACTCTTTCGTTTGTTGAGGACACAGCACGACTATTAGAATATGAGAGCGGTGGAATTTTAGTGGCAATTGAAAGAGTTCCCAAAGGATTCGCACTAATTTTTTACCGTggaaaaaattatcaacgacctATCAGCTTGAGGCCTAGAAATCTCCTGACAAAGGCTAAAGCATTAAAACGTGCAGTTGCAATGCAACGCCATGAG GCACTCAGCCAACACATAATTGAGCTGGAGAAAACAATAGAGCAGATGAAACTAGATCTG